CAATTTGGCTGAGGTAATTAATAAGATCCTGTCCTACGGTTAGAAGCACAACTGCTACCGATAAAAGCAAGGTGAAAATAATGAGCATAAAAATGGCCGCAATGTATTGACTCCACCAGGTACGGCGGTTAATGTTGTGTACCGTCGCATCAAAAGCACTCATCATCGATACCAATCCGTTGGTAGCAAAAATAAGCGCCATAAAAAAGTTTAACGACAGCAGATCACCACGTGGTCTTAAAATAATTTCAGTAATTGTCTCCTCAATGGTTGGCCAGGTGCTTTCAGGTACCAATTCCTGAATGATAACAAAAAGCTCGTTCTGAAAACCACTAATGGGAATTAAGGTGAACAGGAAAATAATGCCGGGAAATAGGGCAATAAAAAACGAAAAGGCAATTCCAGAGGCGCGGGTAGTTATGGAACCATCAACAATACTTCTCCAAAAAAACAACAATACATCGTACAATGGTACGCCGTCGAAAAGAGGGAGCGAAATGTTTTTGGCACGTTCAACGGCTCTTTCTCCCAGCTTTTTTAACCGTTTAAAAGTAATTTTATCCGCTGACATAAAGGCCTTTATTGTTTTTCTATTCTGAGTTGGTGAATGTATTCCTTTCCACTATTCTTTTTAAGTAGAAAATACACTCTAAATTCTCCTTTTTCAGTTTTTAATTTTCCGATAACGTATTTGGCATCAGCTTTTCCGCTATCGTGAATGATGGAAAAAGCATGTTCGGCCACCGGAGGAAACTTACTAAAAAAGTTGCTTACAATTTGCTGAGCCTGGGCTTTGCTATACACATTGTCGTTATCAAGCACCACCATTTCAACGTTTTGGTTAAAATAGGTTGAAAGCGTTTTGGCATTTCCGGTTTCTAATCCTACAACAATTTCGCTGGGTATTTTTGGGTTGTCTTGCGGCACTGTGGCTGTAACGGCTAGCACAATACAAAACAACAGACTTGCGGAAAATATCTTTTTTAAGCTAATCATCATATTCAATATTTGGTTTTGGTGTAACATAGTTCGCAAAAACTATGCAAAAACTCTTTTCTACGCCTATTTTTACTGTAAATTTATAAAATTAAAAATCAATTAGGCGATTGGAGTAGATACATAATTTTATTTACTTCGTCATCAGAGCCTTATAGCTGTTTTTTTTGCTAAGCGTTTTACTAACGATTTGCGAGAAATACTGCCTAAAAAAATTATAAAAATTTAGGGATGAAAATTACATTGTTGGTTGTGGGAAAAACAGATGCCGCTTATTTGCGCGATGGCATTGATGTGTACCGGAAACGACTAAAACATTATATAAATTTTGAACTGGAAATAATTCCAGACATTAAAAAAGGAAAAAACACGAATCCTGAAATTCAAAAAATAAAAGAAGGGGAACTCATCCTTGCAAAACTAACAGCAGGCAAAGAACTGCATTTGCTTGATGAAAAGGGAAAAATGTTTTCGTCGGTTGAGTTTTCAGAATTCCTTGAAAAGAAAATGATTAACGGACCAAAGGAGCTATTGCTTGTTATTGGCGGCCCATATGGATTTTCAGACGAAGTGTACCAGCGTGCCCAGTCAAAAATTTCACTCTCCAGGCTAACATTTTCGCATCAAATGGTGCGATTGTTGTGTGTAGAGCAAATTTACAGGGCATTTACAATTTTAAAAGGCGAACCATATCATCATGTTTAACTAATGGTGTTCAAACAAAATAAATATACCTTTTTGGTTGCGGCAATAGTTTTTTTTATTGTGGCTGCAATTGTCGAAAACAGTTTGCTTCGGCGAAATCCTGAAACAAAACTAATTACTGATTTTCAGGAACAGGTACTCGAAAATGAGCAGGAATTAGCAACCAATCTGAATCGCTTAAGCGAGATTTTAGCAGAAGATGATTTTGAAGATGAATTGAATGAGTTTTTCGCACAGGAAGAAACACTGGTACGAGAAACGGGTTTTGGGTCATTAATTTTTCGCGATAACGAACTTATTTTTTGGACCGACAGGGGGATAGCTTTCTATAATTACCTGGAAGAATTGCCGGGAACCACCGGTATGGTGAGGCTTCCGAATGGTTATTACCTGGTTGATACGGTTTGTATTGGCGATTACACAGCGGTAGGTTTTCATTTGGTAAAACGACGATATACCTATGAAAATAAATACCTGCAAAGCAATTTTTACAAAAGCTACAAACTCCCGAACGATTATGTTGTACGAATAAATATGAATAAGCGAGGTTACGAAATTAAAAATACCGAAGGTGCTTATCTTTTTACTCTCCTGCCTTATGGTAAATACCTCTGCACAACAAATCAACTTTATTTTCCGGCGGCTTTCTATTTTCTGGGCCTGATATTGTTACTTTTTTATTTCAGAAAAGAGTTTGTTGAGCAAGACGCACCGTTCTTTTTAAAACTGGTGAGCTTAGGAGTTGCCTTATTTATTGTTTATTGGATCCACTTGATTTTTGAGGTTCCCAAAGTATTTTTTCATTTGCGTTTTTTTGGCCCCGACTATTTTGCAATTAACGAATGGTTGCCATCCTTAGGCGATTATTTTTTACTGGCAATGTTCTTTTTGTTTTGGATTTACAACTTCGCCATCGATCTGAATATCGAGGATTTACAGAAAAACTCAACTTTGCCCCGTAAAATGGTAATAGCATTGCTACTGCTTTTTAATGCCAGCCTGTATTTGCTTGTTGATTATTTTATTAAAGAGCTTATTTTCAACTCAACCATTTCGTTTGCATTAAATAAAATTATTGCCATTTCGCCGCAGAGTATAATGGGTGTCTTTTCAATGGGATTGTTGTTGTTGGGCGTGGTGTTTTTTACCATCCGTATCAACGAAAAGATTTTAAAAGATTTTACTCTGTTTTATTTGATAGTGTTGGTGCTGGCAATTAGTTTGTTTTTTGCCGGAGTTCAATACCTGGTGGTACACAATGTATCAATTTATGCGCTGTTGCTTTTTATAACATGCGCCTTGCTGGCTTCTTTAATCAGCCGGCATTACTTACACACTTTTACCTTAAGTTACCTTATAATTTACGTAGCTGTTGTATCGCTGTATTCACTGTTTATTATTAACCGTACAATTAGTAAAAAAGATCGCGAGCACCAGAAACTTCTGGCAGTAACCCTGGTAACTGAGCGCGATCCGGCGGCAGAAGTGTTTATGACCGAAGTACAATATCAGATTAACAGGGATTCGGCAATTATTAATAGTTTACTTTTTCAACGCGAATTTGTTGACGTGGAGGAGTATTTTCGCCAGTCGTATTTTAATACCTATTTCAGAAGATATTTATTGAATATTTACGTTTGCCGAAGCATTGATAGTCTGATAACAGAACCCGATAACAGAATGGTGTTGTGCAGGGAATACCTGGATCAGAAAATAGAAGCGGAGGGTATTCAAGTACCCGGAACAGGTTTCTATTTTATGGATAATATGAATGGCCGTATTTCTTATACAGGGCGTTTTAACTACCCGTTGGCCGACGATGGCCGCGGAGTCTCAATTTATATCGACCTGGATTCGGATTTATTGTTTGAAGGTATTGGTTTTCCTGAATTGCTCATTGATAAATCGATGGCGCGGTCGGATATCTACCAAAAATTTAACTACGCAAAATATTACGCCGGAGAACTTACCGATAAGTTTGGCGAATACAATTACAATTACAACGGGCACGTTTACCTTAAGTCCGACGATGAATTCTCGTACCTGCGCCAGGATCAGCTGGAGCATTTGGTTTATCACACCAGCGAGCAAAACTATGTGGTGGTTTCGCGGGTTTTGTTAAGCCCCATCGATTACCTGATTTCGTTCCCTTATTTGTTTGTATTTTACTTTCTTACCTTGTTGGTCGTGTTAATGGTTGTCAACCAGTCGATTCGCGAGCGAAGGGTATTTTTCGACCTGAAATTTAAAATACAGGCTGCCATTATTTCCATTGTGTTTATTTCGTTACTGGTAGTGGCAGCGGTTACTTTGTTTTATAATGTAAAAGAATACAGGCAGAAACACCAGAACGACCTGAATGAGAAAATGAAATCAATTGCCGAGGAGATTGACCATCGCCTGGAAGACAAAGAAGAAATTACACCTGAACTGGAAATATGGTTACACCGCGAGTTAGCCAAACTTTCAAATATTTTCCGCACAGACATTAATATTTACGGCGTTGATGGCGACCTGATAGCCTCATCACGTTTAGAGATTTTTGAGCGCGGTTTGGTGTCAACAAAAATTAATGCCCGCGCTAATTACGAAGTTTACCAGAATTTCTCCATCAGCTATTTTCAACCCGAGAATATCGGAAAACTGTCGTACCTGTCGGCTTACCGGCCCATAATTAATAACCGGGGAAATTACCTGGGCGTGATAAACTTGCCCTATTTCATCCGGCAAGATAACTATAGCCAGGAAATTTCAACTTTTATTGTAGCCTTTATCAACCTGTATGTGTTGCTGTTTTTAGCCAGTATAATTGCGGCCGTTTTTATTGCCAACCAGATTACGAAACCGCTTGTGGTTATTCAGGAGAATTTGCAAAAAATGCAACTGGGAAAACGTAACGAACCCATTCAGTACAGCCGAAAAGACGAGATTGGAAGTTTGGTGCGCGAATACAATAAAAAGGTTGATGAACTGGCAATTAGTGCCGATTTGTTAGCGCGCTCTGAAAGAGAGTCGGCCTGGCGCGAAATGGCCAAACAAATTGCCCACGAAATTAAAAATCCGCTCACCCCAATGAAACTGAATATTCAGTATTTACAACGCGCCAAGGGACAAAACGAGGAGTACAATGAATTTTTGGAGCGGGTAACCTCAACCTTAATCGAGCAAATAGATAACCTCTCGAATATTGCCACTGAGTTTTCGAATTTTGCCAAAATACCAACAGCTCGTAACCAGGTATTTTGTTTGGCCGAGCAGTTGCGAAAAACCATTGATTTATACGAAACGCACGATCGGGCAAAAATTGAATTCGACACCAACGGGCAAGAGTGCCTCAATGTTAATGCAGACCGCGAACAGCTTTCTCGTGCCATTATCAACCTCATCAGAAATGCAATTCAAGCCATTCCCGAAGACCAAAAAGGAGCTGTTTTGTTAAAGCTTAACAGACGCGAGCACATGGCTGTAATTTCAGTACAGGACAATGGAGCAGGAATACCGCTTGAATTACGCGATAAACTTTTTAGCCCAAGTTTTACTACTAAAACAAGCGGTATGGGCCTGGGGCTGGCCATTGTAAAAAATATTGTTGAGAATTTTGCAGGGAGAATATGGTTTGAAACCGAGCTGGGCGTTGGCTCCACTTTTTTCCTTGAAATTCCGGTTTTTAACGAAAACGATGAGCTGCGCGAAGTTTAAATAAAATAAACATGTGATAAAACAATACGAATGACACCATTATCTTTTAAACAAATAACAGCACGTTTACACACCATCGAATTTCCGGAAATTGATGTGGTTATCGGTATCGGATCGGGTGGAGTGCCTGCAGCCACTATGCTGGCTTATCATTTAAAATCGGAACTGCTTGTAATGACACTGAATTATCGCGACGAGCAAAATAATCCGCGCTACGAGGAGCCGAAAGTGCTGGAAAAAGCCAACTGGAACTTAGCCGGCCAACGTATTTTATTGGTTGACGATGTTTCGGTTTCGGGGAAAACAATGAATGCCGCTTTAAAACAACTAAAAGGGCTGAACGTGCAAACTTGTGCAATGAAAGGGAAAGCTGATTTTGTGCTATTCCCTGAAATAAAAGATTGTGTTAAGTGGCCATGGAAACCCTAAATTGTAATACTGACTAGGGAATAATTTTAA
Above is a genomic segment from uncultured Draconibacterium sp. containing:
- the rlmH gene encoding 23S rRNA (pseudouridine(1915)-N(3))-methyltransferase RlmH, producing MKITLLVVGKTDAAYLRDGIDVYRKRLKHYINFELEIIPDIKKGKNTNPEIQKIKEGELILAKLTAGKELHLLDEKGKMFSSVEFSEFLEKKMINGPKELLLVIGGPYGFSDEVYQRAQSKISLSRLTFSHQMVRLLCVEQIYRAFTILKGEPYHHV
- a CDS encoding ATP-binding protein; the protein is MAAIVENSLLRRNPETKLITDFQEQVLENEQELATNLNRLSEILAEDDFEDELNEFFAQEETLVRETGFGSLIFRDNELIFWTDRGIAFYNYLEELPGTTGMVRLPNGYYLVDTVCIGDYTAVGFHLVKRRYTYENKYLQSNFYKSYKLPNDYVVRINMNKRGYEIKNTEGAYLFTLLPYGKYLCTTNQLYFPAAFYFLGLILLLFYFRKEFVEQDAPFFLKLVSLGVALFIVYWIHLIFEVPKVFFHLRFFGPDYFAINEWLPSLGDYFLLAMFFLFWIYNFAIDLNIEDLQKNSTLPRKMVIALLLLFNASLYLLVDYFIKELIFNSTISFALNKIIAISPQSIMGVFSMGLLLLGVVFFTIRINEKILKDFTLFYLIVLVLAISLFFAGVQYLVVHNVSIYALLLFITCALLASLISRHYLHTFTLSYLIIYVAVVSLYSLFIINRTISKKDREHQKLLAVTLVTERDPAAEVFMTEVQYQINRDSAIINSLLFQREFVDVEEYFRQSYFNTYFRRYLLNIYVCRSIDSLITEPDNRMVLCREYLDQKIEAEGIQVPGTGFYFMDNMNGRISYTGRFNYPLADDGRGVSIYIDLDSDLLFEGIGFPELLIDKSMARSDIYQKFNYAKYYAGELTDKFGEYNYNYNGHVYLKSDDEFSYLRQDQLEHLVYHTSEQNYVVVSRVLLSPIDYLISFPYLFVFYFLTLLVVLMVVNQSIRERRVFFDLKFKIQAAIISIVFISLLVVAAVTLFYNVKEYRQKHQNDLNEKMKSIAEEIDHRLEDKEEITPELEIWLHRELAKLSNIFRTDINIYGVDGDLIASSRLEIFERGLVSTKINARANYEVYQNFSISYFQPENIGKLSYLSAYRPIINNRGNYLGVINLPYFIRQDNYSQEISTFIVAFINLYVLLFLASIIAAVFIANQITKPLVVIQENLQKMQLGKRNEPIQYSRKDEIGSLVREYNKKVDELAISADLLARSERESAWREMAKQIAHEIKNPLTPMKLNIQYLQRAKGQNEEYNEFLERVTSTLIEQIDNLSNIATEFSNFAKIPTARNQVFCLAEQLRKTIDLYETHDRAKIEFDTNGQECLNVNADREQLSRAIINLIRNAIQAIPEDQKGAVLLKLNRREHMAVISVQDNGAGIPLELRDKLFSPSFTTKTSGMGLGLAIVKNIVENFAGRIWFETELGVGSTFFLEIPVFNENDELREV
- a CDS encoding DUF4783 domain-containing protein, coding for MMISLKKIFSASLLFCIVLAVTATVPQDNPKIPSEIVVGLETGNAKTLSTYFNQNVEMVVLDNDNVYSKAQAQQIVSNFFSKFPPVAEHAFSIIHDSGKADAKYVIGKLKTEKGEFRVYFLLKKNSGKEYIHQLRIEKQ
- a CDS encoding phosphoribosyltransferase, encoding MTPLSFKQITARLHTIEFPEIDVVIGIGSGGVPAATMLAYHLKSELLVMTLNYRDEQNNPRYEEPKVLEKANWNLAGQRILLVDDVSVSGKTMNAALKQLKGLNVQTCAMKGKADFVLFPEIKDCVKWPWKP
- a CDS encoding YihY/virulence factor BrkB family protein encodes the protein MSADKITFKRLKKLGERAVERAKNISLPLFDGVPLYDVLLFFWRSIVDGSITTRASGIAFSFFIALFPGIIFLFTLIPISGFQNELFVIIQELVPESTWPTIEETITEIILRPRGDLLSLNFFMALIFATNGLVSMMSAFDATVHNINRRTWWSQYIAAIFMLIIFTLLLSVAVVLLTVGQDLINYLSQIDIIRDRFLVVILIVGKWIITISMFFFAFSFLYYMAPAKKTKWRFISAGGTLATILSIIGFIGFKYYINNFSQYNKLYGSIGTLLAILFLMYVMSLILLIGFELNASIYQAHTYQNDEEAQLNYD